From one Streptomyces sp. NBC_01478 genomic stretch:
- a CDS encoding SLATT domain-containing protein: MGQPEIQPEGGDVAGRTFPLGDWGEPTARLDELYRWVERGALETADRYLTDRVWKRRGARALRAGAALGALAGAALPLLDLAGAVGGLADWGYLALLLGAACLAGDRFFGMTSGWMRDVATAQAVQRRLQVLQFDWAAEGVREFLGPAEGTASEAADRCLGVLRRFSEDVTELVRVETADWMVEFRTGAGPLGIQSALVPGGRQEGTVVQGRFPMPPGGPGGSRPNMPRQRPPEPR; this comes from the coding sequence GTGGGTCAGCCGGAGATTCAGCCCGAAGGCGGCGATGTGGCCGGTCGGACGTTTCCGCTCGGGGACTGGGGCGAGCCGACGGCCCGGCTGGACGAGCTGTACCGGTGGGTCGAGCGCGGGGCGCTGGAGACGGCGGACCGGTATCTCACGGACCGGGTGTGGAAGCGGCGCGGGGCGCGGGCGCTGCGCGCGGGCGCGGCGCTGGGCGCGCTGGCGGGGGCCGCGCTGCCGCTGCTGGACCTGGCCGGGGCGGTGGGCGGGCTGGCCGACTGGGGCTATCTGGCCCTGCTGCTGGGGGCGGCGTGTCTGGCCGGGGACCGGTTCTTCGGGATGACGTCCGGGTGGATGCGGGACGTGGCCACGGCACAGGCCGTGCAGCGGCGGCTCCAGGTGCTCCAGTTCGACTGGGCGGCGGAGGGCGTCCGGGAGTTCCTGGGCCCGGCGGAGGGCACGGCGAGCGAGGCCGCGGACCGGTGTCTGGGGGTGCTGCGGCGCTTCTCGGAGGACGTGACGGAACTGGTGCGGGTGGAGACGGCCGACTGGATGGTGGAGTTCCGGACCGGGGCGGGGCCGCTGGGCATCCAGTCGGCGCTGGTTCCCGGCGGGCGGCAGGAGGGGACCGTCGTGCAGGGCAGGTTCCCGATGCCGCCGGGGGGACCGGGCGGCAGCCGGCCGAACATGCCCCGGCAGCGGCCGCCGGAGCCCCGGTGA